The Dermacentor albipictus isolate Rhodes 1998 colony chromosome 2, USDA_Dalb.pri_finalv2, whole genome shotgun sequence genome has a segment encoding these proteins:
- the LOC135915914 gene encoding uncharacterized protein — protein MTFISSILLLLTISMCSAIIEAGGNEPVSGQASSSLFKAARTLAKQNSGEYLRSLGGTVHLDKFSGRVPLRSAGKAEFLRSPMVSHVLRVLAYYSLGSGAGRDMGETGRDVYLRMVGDLLRRRLADKTFDHLNGLTFGDHPAVLYKHGYGHGEFDEIGHAEWPGFYKRNFDEIDRTDFGEFRKRNFDEIDRTGFEGFRKRNFDEIDRTGFEGFRKRNFDEIDRTGFGGFNKRAAVVED, from the exons GAAGCTGGTGGTAACGAGCCAGTTAGTGGGCAAGCATCTTCGTCGCTTTTCAAAGCGGCGCGAACTTTGGCCAAGCAGAACAGCGGCGAGTACCTCCGCAGCCTTGGAGGCACTGTACACCTGGACAAGTTCAGCGGCAGAGTGCCGCTGCGATCGGCCGGCAAGGCCGAGTTTCTTCGCTCGCCGATGGTGTCGCACGTGCTGCGAGTACTCGCTTATTACTCGCTCGGCTCGGGAGCCGGACGAGACATGGGCGAGACTGGCCGGGACGTGTACCTGCGCATGGTGGGCGATTTGCTGCGGAGACGTTTGGCGGACAAAAC GTTCGACCACCTGAACGGGCTGACGTTCGGCGACCACCCGGCGGTTCTTTACAAGCACGGTTATGGCCACGGCGAGTTCGACGAAATCGGCCACGCCGAATGGCCGGGCTTCTACAAGCGCAACTTCGACGAAATCGACAGAACTGACTTTGGGGAATTCCGCAAGCGCAACTTTGACGAGATCGACAGGACCGGTTTCGAGGGATTTCGCAAGCGTAACTTTGACGAAATTGACAGGACCGGTTTCGAGGGATTCCGCAAGCGTAACTTTGACGAAATTGACAGGACAGGTTTTGGGGGCTTCAACAAGCGTGCAGCTGTCGTGGAAGACTGA